From Coffea arabica cultivar ET-39 chromosome 9c, Coffea Arabica ET-39 HiFi, whole genome shotgun sequence, one genomic window encodes:
- the LOC113708060 gene encoding uncharacterized protein has product MACFVPFNTTNMEISLLVFRPTVVEVDDVVESLKHFSLCTEGHGCLHSAILRSIHGNMIIWYGAWMKRSDEKKDSLSAAFSSMLTNVSSMAILIDQSFFEAYAGESREGCQAAKIFTGDIVSLNSTTLSTDDMNKNYFSYACLAIFRTRFLKMEGATAGVCLKSQTMSRVVGLFVWKSLHHCYSYILNTDYRETILPYLEGHSLDIKYDIFRVAYVSSNNAADIQFFSSSRLWQNDVEGKGGCPVTQDFERKGQDIK; this is encoded by the exons ATGGCATGCTTTGTGCCTTTTAATACCACAAACATGGAGATAAGCCTTCTAGTATTCAGGCCAACAGTAGTAGAAGTTGATGATGTTGTGGAAAGTCTGAAGCATTTTTCCTTGTGCACGGAGGGGCATGGTTGTCTTCATAGTGCTATATTGAGAAGTATTCATGGAAATATG ATCATTTGGTATGGAGCATGGATGAAGAGATCAGACGAAAAGAAGGATTCGCTTAGTGCTGCTTTT AGCTCGATGCTGACAAATGTATCGAGTATGGCCATCTTAATTGATCAAAGCTTCTTTGAGGCATATGCTGGAGAATCAAGAGAGGGCTGCCAAGCTGCAAAAATTTTTACAGGAGACATAGTTTCCCTGAATTCAACTACTCTGTCTACTGATGATATGAACAAGAACTACTTCTCTTACGCGTGTTTAGCCATATTCAGGACGCGTTTCCTGAAGATGGAGGGTGCAACAGCCGGAGTCTGCTTGAAATCCCAAACCATGTCTCGAGTCGTCGGTCTTTTTGTGTGGAAATCTCTTCATCATTGCTACTCATACATCTTGAACACTGACTATCGAGAGACAATTTTGCCATATCTTGAGGGCCATTCTCTTGATATCAAGTATGACATTTTTAGAGTTGCCTATGTCAGTAGCAACAATGCCGCAGATATTCAGTTTTTTTCATCATCCAGACTGTGGCAGAATGATGTGGAAGGTAAAGGAGGCTGCCCGGTTACacaagattttgaaagaaagggGCAGGATATTAAGTAA